The Azospirillum baldaniorum genome contains a region encoding:
- the purE gene encoding 5-(carboxyamino)imidazole ribonucleotide mutase, with protein MGSQSDWTTMKHAAETLTALGVPHEVRIVSAHRTPQRLVEYATTARERGLKVVIAGAGGAAHLPGMAASMTPLPVFGVPVESHALKGMDSLLSIVQMPGGVPVGTLAIGKAGAINAALLAGSVIALMDPAVAEALDTWRARQTAAVAEAPVDEPA; from the coding sequence ATGGGCAGCCAGTCGGACTGGACCACCATGAAGCACGCCGCCGAGACGCTGACCGCGCTCGGCGTCCCGCACGAGGTCCGGATCGTCTCCGCCCACCGCACCCCGCAGCGTCTGGTCGAGTACGCGACCACCGCCCGCGAGCGCGGCCTGAAGGTGGTCATCGCCGGTGCCGGCGGCGCGGCCCACCTGCCGGGCATGGCCGCCTCCATGACCCCCCTGCCCGTCTTTGGCGTCCCGGTGGAAAGCCACGCGCTGAAGGGCATGGACAGCCTGCTGTCGATCGTCCAGATGCCCGGCGGCGTTCCAGTGGGCACGCTGGCCATCGGCAAGGCCGGCGCCATCAACGCAGCATTGCTCGCCGGTTCGGTCATCGCCCTGATGGACCCGGCGGTCGCGGAAGCGCTGGACACTTGGCGCGCCCGCCAGACCGCTGCCGTCGCCGAAGCCCCCGTCGACGAGCCCGCCTGA
- a CDS encoding DUF1192 domain-containing protein yields the protein MDIDDLEPRKAKPALKDLTTLGVAELKDYIAGLEAEIARARAAITAKEAQKNAAEAFFKKPS from the coding sequence ATGGACATCGACGATCTGGAACCGCGCAAGGCCAAGCCGGCGCTCAAGGACCTGACCACGCTGGGCGTGGCGGAGCTGAAGGACTACATCGCCGGGCTTGAGGCCGAGATCGCCCGCGCCCGCGCCGCCATCACCGCCAAGGAGGCGCAGAAGAACGCCGCGGAGGCCTTCTTCAAGAAGCCGTCCTGA
- a CDS encoding DUF1013 domain-containing protein, with the protein MALPLMPKATAVWLVENTSLTFEQIAAFCGLHSLEVQAIADGEVAVGMVGLDPVANGQLTKGEIERCERNQDLRLKLLVPDLPLPAARSKGPRYTPITKRGDKPDAIAWLLKHHPELSDAQLCRLIGTTKPTIAAVRDRTHWNAPNIKPRNPVLLGLCTQRELEEALALAVRRGGVPLSQEEREAQDGEDGYGDESPYSEQEEAR; encoded by the coding sequence ATGGCACTGCCCTTGATGCCGAAAGCGACGGCCGTCTGGCTGGTCGAGAACACATCCTTGACCTTCGAGCAGATCGCCGCCTTCTGCGGCCTGCATTCCCTGGAGGTCCAGGCCATCGCCGATGGCGAGGTGGCGGTCGGCATGGTCGGGCTGGACCCGGTGGCCAACGGTCAGTTGACCAAGGGCGAGATCGAACGCTGCGAGCGCAACCAGGATCTGCGCCTGAAGCTGCTGGTCCCCGACCTGCCGCTGCCGGCGGCTCGGTCCAAGGGGCCGCGCTACACCCCGATCACCAAGCGCGGCGACAAGCCCGACGCCATCGCTTGGCTGCTGAAGCACCATCCGGAGCTGTCGGACGCCCAGCTTTGCCGCCTGATCGGCACGACCAAGCCGACCATCGCGGCGGTCCGCGACCGCACGCACTGGAACGCCCCGAACATCAAGCCGCGCAACCCGGTGCTGCTCGGCCTGTGCACCCAGCGCGAGCTGGAGGAGGCCCTGGCCCTGGCGGTTCGCCGCGGCGGCGTCCCTCTGTCGCAGGAGGAGCGCGAGGCCCAGGACGGCGAGGACGGCTACGGCGACGAGTCGCCCTATTCGGAGCAGGAAGAGGCGCGCTGA
- a CDS encoding flagellar hook protein FlgE, protein MGITTIFNNGVLGLTAQNRALGTISNNIANASTSGFKASETQFSDFVLSDRTGNKDPGNGVRAFERLDHSGGTVTRTDITTNAAINGNGFFIVQDLAAQAGTTATTAQTSDDSVFLTRSGDFSPDKEGRLVNGAGKALMGFKLDPASGTGSFGSLSSMTPVSLSGLQDYREASTQASLNLNLPYDQAPVAGEITTANTTGVVLNMVDKNGADGAMALRFLKTGQAEDGTSTWQVFNAGVVGADGKPVGNGNVNDPTTWKSLGTLNFARNGTLTGGPTGSPVTLTLNPGGDFSQTTLDLGSYGKMTNSITTIAGMDLGIVQGNNGIRAGTYQGAELTADGFVAANFQGGKQRYIYRIPDATVINPTDLESVSGTMFRTSANSGAIRLNSFGNLTNETGTSAPKTVGASLNTASVEGSNVKIEEQFTTLIQAQRTYSAASKLVSTADEMTQTTITLKS, encoded by the coding sequence ATGGGCATCACCACGATCTTCAACAATGGCGTTCTCGGGCTGACGGCGCAAAACCGCGCCCTGGGCACCATTTCGAACAACATCGCGAACGCCTCCACGTCCGGCTTCAAGGCGTCGGAGACGCAGTTCTCCGACTTCGTGCTGAGCGACCGCACCGGCAACAAGGACCCCGGCAACGGTGTGCGCGCCTTCGAGCGGTTGGACCACAGCGGCGGCACCGTCACCCGGACCGACATCACCACCAACGCGGCCATCAACGGCAACGGCTTCTTCATCGTCCAGGATCTGGCTGCCCAGGCCGGCACGACCGCGACCACCGCCCAGACAAGCGACGATTCGGTCTTCCTGACGCGGTCGGGCGATTTTTCCCCCGACAAGGAAGGCCGTCTGGTGAACGGCGCCGGCAAGGCGCTGATGGGCTTCAAGCTCGACCCCGCCAGCGGCACCGGCTCCTTCGGCAGCCTCAGCAGCATGACTCCGGTTTCGCTGAGCGGGTTGCAGGATTACCGCGAAGCCTCGACCCAGGCGTCGCTGAACCTCAACCTGCCCTACGACCAAGCCCCGGTGGCCGGTGAGATCACCACGGCGAACACCACCGGCGTCGTTCTGAACATGGTGGACAAGAACGGCGCCGATGGGGCGATGGCCCTGCGCTTCCTGAAAACCGGACAGGCGGAGGACGGCACCTCGACGTGGCAGGTCTTCAACGCCGGGGTCGTCGGCGCCGACGGCAAGCCGGTTGGCAATGGCAACGTGAACGATCCGACCACCTGGAAATCGCTCGGCACGCTGAACTTCGCCCGCAACGGCACGCTGACCGGCGGCCCCACCGGCAGCCCAGTGACCCTGACCCTGAATCCCGGCGGAGACTTCTCCCAAACGACGCTGGATCTCGGGTCCTACGGGAAGATGACCAACTCCATCACCACCATCGCCGGCATGGATCTGGGGATCGTCCAGGGCAACAACGGCATCCGCGCCGGCACCTATCAGGGGGCGGAGCTGACCGCGGACGGCTTCGTCGCCGCGAACTTCCAAGGCGGGAAGCAGCGCTACATCTACCGCATCCCCGATGCGACGGTCATCAACCCGACCGATCTGGAAAGCGTGTCCGGCACCATGTTCCGGACCAGCGCCAATTCGGGCGCCATCCGCCTGAACTCTTTCGGCAACCTGACCAACGAGACCGGCACCAGCGCACCGAAGACCGTCGGGGCGTCGCTGAACACGGCCAGCGTCGAGGGCTCCAACGTCAAGATCGAGGAGCAGTTCACCACGCTGATCCAGGCGCAGCGCACCTACTCCGCCGCCTCCAAGCTGGTGTCCACCGCCGACGAGATGACCCAGACGACGATCACGCTGAAGTCCTAA
- a CDS encoding YdcH family protein, translating to MLKEKLATLRSEHRDLDDVIARLHERAPFDQLQMQRLKKRKLALKDQIMVLESRMLPDIIA from the coding sequence ATGCTGAAGGAAAAACTGGCCACGCTTCGCAGCGAGCATCGCGACCTCGACGACGTGATCGCCCGACTGCACGAACGTGCGCCGTTCGACCAGCTTCAGATGCAACGTCTGAAGAAGCGCAAACTCGCGCTCAAGGACCAGATCATGGTTCTGGAAAGCCGTATGCTGCCCGACATCATCGCCTGA
- a CDS encoding DUF2189 domain-containing protein, whose translation MVDMSSHRGASQFHRPVRRKAPSEFHKPAPYLPRIRSVDVDRPWVWLSAGWRDMCASPMISAAYGLLAVLSSLALVAVLSMQDMQYLVLPMAAGFMLLGPVFAVGLYETSRLLERGETPTLMKVAGAYRRNGVQIAGIGLALMLAMLAWIRIAFLIFALFFATEPPAFDQLVDRIFFSAQTIPFLLTGTIVGGVIATAVFAISVVSIPMLLDRETDSFTAMATSVAVLRENLRTMAGWAFLIVLFTAAGMVTGFLGLALALPLIGHASWHCYRDLVGAD comes from the coding sequence ATGGTCGACATGTCGTCTCACCGCGGTGCGTCCCAATTCCATCGGCCGGTCCGGCGCAAGGCGCCCTCCGAATTCCACAAACCGGCACCCTATCTTCCACGAATCCGCAGCGTCGACGTCGACCGCCCCTGGGTGTGGCTGAGCGCCGGCTGGCGCGACATGTGCGCCAGCCCCATGATCAGCGCCGCCTACGGCCTGCTGGCGGTCCTGTCCAGCCTCGCGCTGGTGGCGGTGCTGTCGATGCAGGACATGCAGTATCTGGTCCTGCCGATGGCGGCGGGCTTCATGCTGCTGGGACCGGTGTTCGCCGTCGGCCTCTACGAAACCAGCCGTCTGCTGGAACGGGGGGAGACGCCGACTCTGATGAAGGTCGCCGGGGCCTACCGCCGCAACGGCGTGCAGATCGCCGGCATCGGGCTGGCCCTGATGCTGGCCATGCTGGCCTGGATCCGCATCGCCTTTCTGATCTTCGCGCTGTTCTTCGCGACCGAGCCGCCGGCTTTCGACCAGCTCGTCGACCGCATCTTCTTCTCGGCCCAGACGATCCCGTTCCTGCTGACCGGCACCATCGTCGGTGGCGTCATCGCCACGGCGGTCTTCGCCATCAGCGTGGTGTCGATCCCGATGCTGCTCGACCGCGAGACCGACAGCTTCACCGCCATGGCGACCAGCGTCGCGGTGCTTCGCGAGAATCTGCGGACCATGGCCGGCTGGGCCTTCCTGATCGTGCTGTTCACCGCGGCGGGGATGGTCACCGGCTTCCTCGGGCTGGCGCTGGCCCTGCCGCTGATCGGCCACGCCTCCTGGCACTGCTACCGCGATCTGGTCGGCGCGGACTGA
- a CDS encoding ATP-dependent 6-phosphofructokinase, whose protein sequence is MTAGKRIGILTSGGDCAGLNAVIRAVVHRAVLTYGWQVLGIKEGTQGLLQRPVQYQVLDLPQVDGNMMRMGGTILGTTNRGDPFAYPMADGTQKDRSDEIIGGYRELGLDALIGIGGDGSFAILKKLADKGGFQMVGIPKTIDNDLGLTEVSVGYDTAVGVAVEALDRLQPTAASHARVMVLEVMGRDAGHIALAAGIAGGADVVLIPEIAYSIEKIAQKIKQVRSTGRNFALVVVSEAVKTVDGTGVQKLFQGGQKRYGGIGDYIGEKIAEATGAETRVTVLGHVQRGSMPSPRDRLVASAFGVHAVDLIAEGKFDRMVAWSDRGVIDVPITEAIAKYACVELDGAMVKTARGLGISLGD, encoded by the coding sequence ATGACAGCAGGCAAGCGCATCGGCATTCTCACCAGCGGCGGCGACTGCGCCGGGCTGAACGCGGTCATCCGCGCGGTGGTCCACCGGGCCGTCCTGACCTACGGCTGGCAGGTCCTGGGCATCAAGGAAGGCACCCAGGGGTTGCTGCAGCGTCCGGTGCAGTATCAGGTGCTCGACCTGCCGCAGGTCGACGGCAACATGATGCGCATGGGCGGCACCATCCTCGGCACGACCAACCGCGGCGACCCCTTCGCCTACCCGATGGCCGACGGCACCCAGAAGGACCGGTCGGACGAGATCATCGGCGGCTACCGTGAGCTGGGGCTGGACGCGCTGATCGGCATCGGCGGCGACGGCAGCTTCGCCATCCTGAAGAAGCTGGCCGACAAGGGCGGCTTCCAGATGGTCGGCATCCCCAAGACCATCGACAACGATCTCGGCCTGACCGAGGTGTCGGTCGGCTACGACACCGCCGTCGGCGTGGCGGTCGAGGCGCTCGACCGGCTCCAGCCGACCGCGGCCAGCCACGCCCGCGTCATGGTGCTGGAGGTGATGGGCCGCGACGCCGGCCACATCGCGCTGGCCGCGGGCATCGCCGGCGGCGCCGACGTGGTGCTGATCCCCGAGATCGCCTATTCCATCGAGAAGATCGCCCAGAAGATCAAGCAGGTGCGCTCGACCGGCCGCAACTTCGCGCTGGTCGTGGTGTCGGAGGCGGTGAAGACCGTGGACGGCACCGGCGTGCAGAAGCTGTTCCAGGGCGGCCAGAAGCGCTACGGCGGCATCGGCGACTACATCGGCGAGAAGATCGCCGAGGCGACGGGGGCGGAGACCCGCGTCACCGTTCTGGGCCACGTCCAGCGCGGCAGCATGCCCAGCCCGCGCGACCGTCTGGTCGCCTCGGCCTTCGGCGTGCACGCCGTGGACCTGATCGCCGAGGGCAAGTTCGACCGCATGGTCGCCTGGTCGGACCGCGGCGTCATCGACGTGCCGATCACCGAGGCCATCGCCAAGTACGCTTGCGTGGAACTGGACGGCGCCATGGTCAAGACCGCCCGCGGCCTGGGCATCAGCCTGGGCGACTGA
- a CDS encoding NAD(P)H-quinone oxidoreductase encodes MGIALPDSMTCVEISQPGGPEVLRTVQRPAPVPGPGEVLVAVEAAGVNRPDMLQRQGRYDPPPGASDLPGLEIAGRVVAIGEGVTEWAADDAVCALIAGGGYAQYCVVPAPQLLPVPKGYGMVEAAAVPETFFTVWTNVFERGALKPGETLLVHGGSSGIGTTAIQLAKAFGAKVFTTAGSAEKCRACEELGADRAIDYKTEDFAAVIQKETGGRGVDVVLDMVGGDYIARDIGIMAPDGRHVSIAFLQGPKVSINMFPVMTKRLTLTGSTLRARSVEEKGRIAAALREKVWPLLEGGTVKPVIHKVFTLEQAAEAHALMESSAHIGKIVMTVGG; translated from the coding sequence ATGGGCATCGCCCTGCCGGACAGCATGACCTGCGTTGAGATTTCGCAACCCGGTGGCCCGGAGGTCCTGCGCACCGTGCAGCGTCCCGCCCCGGTGCCCGGCCCCGGCGAGGTGCTGGTGGCGGTGGAGGCGGCGGGCGTCAACCGCCCGGACATGCTGCAGCGCCAGGGCCGCTACGACCCACCGCCGGGCGCCTCCGACCTGCCCGGCCTGGAGATCGCCGGGCGCGTCGTCGCCATCGGCGAGGGCGTTACGGAGTGGGCCGCCGACGACGCGGTCTGCGCCCTGATCGCCGGCGGCGGCTATGCCCAGTACTGCGTGGTCCCGGCGCCGCAGCTCCTGCCCGTTCCGAAGGGCTACGGCATGGTCGAGGCCGCCGCCGTTCCGGAGACCTTCTTCACCGTCTGGACCAACGTGTTCGAGCGCGGCGCGCTGAAGCCCGGCGAGACTCTGCTGGTCCACGGCGGTTCCAGCGGCATCGGCACCACGGCCATCCAGCTTGCCAAGGCCTTCGGGGCCAAGGTCTTCACCACCGCCGGCAGCGCCGAGAAGTGTCGCGCCTGCGAGGAGCTGGGCGCCGACCGCGCCATCGACTACAAGACCGAGGATTTCGCCGCCGTCATCCAGAAGGAGACCGGCGGGCGCGGCGTCGACGTGGTGCTGGACATGGTCGGCGGCGACTACATCGCCCGCGACATCGGCATCATGGCCCCCGACGGGCGGCACGTCTCCATCGCCTTCCTTCAGGGGCCGAAGGTCTCCATCAACATGTTCCCGGTGATGACCAAGCGCCTGACCCTCACCGGCTCCACCCTGCGCGCCCGCTCGGTCGAGGAGAAGGGCCGCATCGCCGCCGCCCTGCGCGAGAAGGTCTGGCCGCTTCTGGAAGGCGGCACGGTCAAGCCGGTGATCCACAAGGTCTTCACGCTGGAGCAGGCGGCCGAGGCGCACGCCCTGATGGAATCCAGCGCGCACATCGGCAAGATCGTCATGACGGTTGGCGGCTGA
- a CDS encoding carbonic anhydrase, which translates to MPHTRDQDVPIRQLLAGMKGFRARYYERRPDSMRQLVEEGQKPKILMIGCSDSRVDPALLTQAEPGEMFVVRNVANLVPPYQPDGSYHGTSAAIEYAVRVLQVSHVIVLGHALCGGIQGLIRLRKGEPDQNDFVSPWVSIASAALDPYIPPAQGDTDEERRKAEFERLQQKPDVIERAAVRTSVDNLMTFPFVRERVEAGTLELHGWWFDLDSGDLWAINSQTKMFEPVD; encoded by the coding sequence ATGCCACACACCCGCGACCAGGACGTTCCGATTCGTCAGCTTCTCGCCGGGATGAAAGGCTTCCGCGCCCGCTATTACGAGCGCCGGCCCGACAGCATGCGCCAGCTCGTCGAGGAGGGGCAGAAGCCCAAGATCCTGATGATCGGCTGCTCCGACAGCCGCGTCGATCCGGCGCTGCTCACCCAGGCGGAGCCGGGCGAGATGTTCGTCGTCCGCAACGTCGCCAACCTCGTCCCGCCCTACCAGCCGGACGGCAGCTACCACGGCACCTCGGCGGCCATCGAATACGCGGTGCGGGTGCTCCAGGTCAGCCACGTCATCGTGCTGGGCCACGCCCTGTGCGGCGGCATCCAGGGGCTGATCCGCCTGCGCAAGGGCGAACCGGACCAGAACGATTTCGTGTCGCCCTGGGTGTCCATCGCCAGCGCGGCGCTCGATCCCTACATCCCGCCCGCCCAGGGGGACACCGACGAGGAACGGCGCAAGGCCGAGTTCGAGCGCCTTCAGCAGAAGCCCGACGTGATCGAGCGCGCCGCCGTCCGCACCTCGGTGGACAACCTGATGACCTTCCCCTTCGTCCGCGAGCGGGTCGAGGCCGGGACGCTGGAGTTGCACGGCTGGTGGTTCGACCTGGACAGCGGCGACCTGTGGGCCATCAACTCCCAGACCAAGATGTTCGAGCCGGTCGATTGA
- a CDS encoding GNAT family N-acetyltransferase, translating into MTTPAILTSPRLILRPWRDGDGDAFHALSQNPAVMEHLLPLPDREASDAVIRRIGEHFDRHGFGFWAVERPGQSPFIGFVGLARVTWEAPFAPAVEVGWRLDPAHWGQGLATEAAGLALAHGFGAVGLDEIVAFTVPENRRSQRVMERLGMERDAAADFDHPRVPDGHRLKRHILYRIGRDRFQARMKAGVNGPG; encoded by the coding sequence ATGACGACTCCCGCCATCCTCACCTCGCCCCGGCTGATCCTGCGTCCTTGGCGGGACGGGGATGGCGACGCCTTTCACGCGCTGTCACAGAATCCCGCGGTGATGGAGCATCTGCTGCCGCTTCCCGACCGGGAGGCCAGCGACGCGGTGATTCGGCGCATCGGCGAGCATTTCGACCGGCACGGCTTCGGCTTCTGGGCGGTGGAACGGCCCGGCCAAAGCCCCTTCATCGGCTTCGTCGGCCTGGCCCGTGTGACGTGGGAAGCGCCTTTCGCCCCCGCCGTAGAGGTGGGCTGGCGGCTCGACCCCGCCCATTGGGGGCAGGGGCTGGCGACCGAGGCCGCCGGGCTGGCGCTGGCCCACGGGTTCGGCGCGGTCGGGCTCGACGAGATCGTCGCCTTCACCGTGCCGGAGAACCGGCGGTCGCAGAGGGTCATGGAGCGGCTGGGGATGGAACGCGACGCGGCGGCCGACTTCGACCACCCCCGCGTTCCCGACGGTCACCGCCTGAAGCGGCATATCCTCTACCGGATCGGGCGCGACCGCTTCCAGGCGAGGATGAAGGCGGGAGTCAACGGACCAGGATGA
- a CDS encoding DUF4169 family protein, producing MADVVNLNRFRKMRQKEEREKSAEENRVRFGRTKAEKQRDRQDAERRKADLDGKKVDGEKVGGEKVGE from the coding sequence ATGGCCGATGTCGTGAACCTGAACCGCTTCCGGAAGATGCGCCAGAAGGAAGAGCGTGAAAAATCCGCTGAGGAGAACCGGGTCCGCTTCGGGCGCACCAAGGCCGAGAAGCAGCGCGATCGTCAGGACGCCGAGCGCCGCAAGGCGGATCTCGACGGCAAGAAGGTCGATGGCGAAAAGGTTGGCGGCGAAAAGGTTGGCGAGTGA
- a CDS encoding TIGR02444 family protein, whose product MSENPLWDFSLAVYGRPGVPAACLDLQDRLGQDVNLLLFTAWAGMACNADLPAEELARIDSAVAPWRDEVVRPLRAVRRRAKGEDDALYKRLKAAELEAERVQQDRLFALSGLTPTQGGGVALAAANLYRLVPEGDPALMALLAALDTPPEP is encoded by the coding sequence ATGTCGGAAAACCCGCTCTGGGACTTCTCGCTCGCCGTCTACGGACGGCCCGGCGTGCCCGCCGCCTGCCTCGACCTTCAGGACCGGCTCGGCCAGGACGTGAACCTTCTGCTGTTCACCGCCTGGGCGGGCATGGCCTGCAACGCCGACCTGCCGGCGGAGGAGTTGGCGCGGATCGATTCCGCGGTCGCCCCCTGGCGGGACGAGGTGGTCCGGCCGCTGCGCGCCGTCCGCCGCCGGGCGAAGGGGGAGGACGACGCCCTCTACAAACGCCTGAAGGCGGCGGAGCTGGAGGCGGAGCGCGTTCAGCAGGACCGTCTCTTCGCCCTGTCCGGGCTCACCCCCACGCAGGGCGGCGGCGTCGCGCTGGCCGCGGCCAATCTTTACCGGCTGGTGCCGGAGGGGGATCCGGCGCTGATGGCTCTGCTGGCGGCGCTCGACACGCCGCCCGAGCCCTGA
- a CDS encoding tetratricopeptide repeat protein: MATIIEALLAAIDHHQSGRLAEAATLYGRILEADPEQPDAAQFLGVLHAQAGRPADGVLLLRRALALRPDSAGGHSNLAGARQTMGDAAGAEAGYARALRLDPFLADAHTSRAGALRDLNRVPEAARSAQRALALLPASADALVNLAETALAEGRVMEAERVARRAAALAPGSPAALMMLGSACAAQKRWDEAEAAYRGALDLARGYGAAWGNLGSLLAGQGRFDEALAAFATAEECGFSGPSLWAARGGALLAMARPVEALADFDRVLQARPGDAGMRWNRGFARLLAGDCEGGWPEFDWRRHDTRAEPPWRRFAQPTWTGGDLAGRTILLYAEQGLGDTLQFVRYVPLVAARGARVILEVQRPLVSVLSGLPGVERLIARGDPLPDFDLECPLISLPRAFGTKLDDVPAAVPYLCPDPQRAAAWSKRLADGQLTDGLRVGLVWAGNPRFPGDALRSPRLAGLRPVLDVPGVRFFGLQKGPGREDLERVPMPSTFTDLGPDIADFVDTAAIMANLDLVISSCTGPAHLAGALGVPVWVVLPLSPDWRWLLGREDSPWYPTARLFRQTRVGDWTEVAGRVADALRAASLAKAALRTSA, encoded by the coding sequence ATGGCGACGATCATCGAGGCCCTTCTGGCCGCCATCGATCACCACCAGTCGGGCCGTCTGGCCGAGGCGGCGACGCTCTACGGGCGGATTCTGGAGGCCGATCCGGAGCAGCCCGACGCCGCGCAGTTCCTGGGCGTGCTCCACGCGCAGGCGGGCCGCCCGGCGGACGGGGTGCTCCTGCTGCGCCGGGCGCTGGCGCTGCGTCCCGACTCGGCGGGCGGGCACTCCAACTTGGCCGGCGCGCGTCAGACCATGGGCGACGCGGCGGGGGCGGAGGCCGGCTACGCCCGCGCCCTGCGGCTGGACCCGTTTCTCGCCGATGCCCACACCAGCCGGGCCGGTGCCCTGCGTGACCTGAACCGGGTGCCGGAGGCCGCCCGCTCGGCGCAGCGGGCGCTGGCGCTGCTCCCCGCCTCGGCGGACGCCCTGGTGAACCTCGCCGAAACGGCCTTGGCCGAAGGGAGGGTGATGGAGGCGGAGCGCGTGGCCCGCCGCGCCGCCGCGCTGGCGCCGGGATCGCCGGCGGCTCTGATGATGCTCGGCTCCGCCTGTGCGGCGCAGAAGCGCTGGGATGAGGCGGAGGCCGCCTACCGGGGGGCGCTGGACCTCGCCCGCGGCTATGGCGCGGCGTGGGGAAATCTCGGGTCGCTGCTGGCTGGGCAGGGCCGCTTCGACGAAGCGCTGGCGGCCTTCGCCACGGCGGAGGAATGCGGTTTTTCCGGCCCGTCCCTGTGGGCGGCGCGCGGCGGTGCGCTGCTCGCCATGGCCCGACCGGTGGAGGCCCTTGCCGACTTCGACCGGGTGTTGCAAGCCCGCCCCGGGGACGCCGGGATGCGCTGGAACCGCGGCTTCGCCCGGCTGCTGGCCGGGGATTGCGAGGGCGGCTGGCCGGAGTTCGACTGGCGCCGCCACGACACACGGGCCGAACCGCCTTGGCGCCGCTTCGCCCAGCCCACCTGGACCGGCGGCGACCTCGCCGGACGCACCATCCTGCTCTACGCCGAGCAGGGGTTGGGCGACACCCTTCAGTTCGTCCGCTACGTCCCGTTGGTGGCGGCGCGCGGCGCGCGGGTGATTCTGGAGGTGCAACGGCCCTTGGTGAGCGTCCTGTCGGGCCTGCCGGGGGTGGAGCGGCTGATCGCCCGCGGCGATCCGCTTCCGGATTTCGATCTGGAATGCCCGCTGATAAGCCTGCCGCGCGCCTTCGGCACCAAGCTGGACGATGTGCCCGCCGCCGTACCGTATCTGTGCCCCGACCCGCAACGCGCCGCCGCCTGGAGCAAGCGGCTGGCGGACGGGCAACTGACGGATGGGCTGCGGGTCGGGCTGGTCTGGGCGGGCAACCCGCGCTTTCCCGGCGATGCGCTGCGCTCGCCCCGGCTGGCCGGGCTGCGGCCGGTGCTGGACGTGCCGGGCGTGCGCTTCTTCGGGCTGCAGAAGGGGCCGGGGCGGGAGGATCTGGAACGGGTGCCGATGCCCTCGACCTTCACCGACCTCGGTCCGGACATCGCTGATTTCGTCGACACCGCGGCGATCATGGCCAACCTCGACCTTGTGATCTCCTCCTGCACCGGGCCGGCGCATCTGGCCGGGGCGCTGGGGGTGCCGGTCTGGGTGGTGCTGCCGCTGTCGCCCGACTGGCGCTGGCTGCTGGGGCGGGAGGACAGCCCCTGGTACCCCACCGCCCGCCTGTTCCGCCAGACGCGCGTTGGCGACTGGACGGAGGTGGCCGGGCGCGTCGCCGACGCGCTGCGCGCCGCAAGCCTTGCGAAGGCGGCGCTTAGGACTTCAGCGTGA
- a CDS encoding UbiX family flavin prenyltransferase → MTAPSRLVVGISGASGVILGIRLLSVLRRIGVESHLVVSRSAEVTLAHETDMKVAELRALADVSYAAADIGAAIASGSFRAMGMIVAPCSVRTMSEIATGVTSTLLTRAADVTLKERRPLVLMVRETPLHLGHLRTMTQLAEMGAVIAPPVPAFYSRPQTIDDLVDHAVGRALDLFGLDAGIVRRWGEPAPAEVLET, encoded by the coding sequence ATGACTGCACCCTCCCGTCTTGTCGTCGGCATCAGCGGAGCCTCGGGCGTGATCCTCGGCATCCGGCTGCTGTCCGTGCTGCGCCGGATCGGCGTCGAATCGCACCTCGTCGTCAGCCGCTCCGCCGAAGTCACCCTGGCCCATGAGACGGACATGAAGGTGGCGGAGCTGCGCGCTCTCGCCGACGTGTCCTACGCCGCCGCCGACATCGGCGCGGCCATCGCCAGCGGCAGCTTCCGCGCCATGGGCATGATCGTCGCCCCCTGCTCCGTCCGCACGATGAGCGAGATCGCCACGGGCGTGACCTCCACCCTGCTGACCCGCGCCGCCGACGTCACGCTGAAGGAGCGCCGCCCGCTGGTGCTGATGGTGCGCGAGACGCCGCTGCATCTGGGGCACCTGCGCACGATGACCCAGCTGGCCGAGATGGGCGCGGTGATCGCCCCGCCGGTCCCCGCCTTCTACAGCCGCCCGCAGACCATCGACGATCTGGTGGACCACGCCGTCGGGCGGGCGCTGGACCTGTTCGGGCTGGACGCGGGCATCGTCCGCCGCTGGGGCGAGCCGGCGCCTGCGGAGGTTCTGGAAACATGA